Genomic DNA from Brassica rapa cultivar Chiifu-401-42 chromosome A04, CAAS_Brap_v3.01, whole genome shotgun sequence:
tttcaaatattaaaattttcatttattttttctacaAGACAAAgcagaaaattaaaatacataaaagaaaaataaaaaagattaatTCCTAATGGATTCgggataaaaaaatctataacacaaaaaaattctataatacACAATCTAATTATTCTAAGGGAGTTTTAGGtgatcaatactattaaaaaggaaggagtctaaaaaatctacctataaaagttgtttggaccctttcatttaatcgtaaaagcattgaaactaatgttttatattataacttttatcatataatgtatgatttaaagcaagataaattacaagacatatatgtgtacattttaacttcctctttcgtttataataaagtaatcatatcatatataaactttcccactaaaatctcatatcatatactaaactttcaaccgtctatagtttgataatattttcatatttaaaaatgatttttctgaatattcatgttaccttcacaaaaatgaatAAATTCATTGGCTCTATTAAAGCTAACCCGAtttcacgatatcagtattgattattcaagattttgaaaattatttgtttagatattatacttttatatactttttacttaaaacgaatcaatactattaaaagggaaagagttttaaaaaatctaatataaaaaaattgttggagttatgtataactatttattatttttctgataatacattaatcattctaaacatacaatattttaaatatttttaacagatcttaatattatttcttatgatacctttactcagaaaaatatttcatcaaccatgtttttgtacaataacgttaaaaatctatatcaaaaggttgttggacctgatatggacgtaattggtccacatctgttcgggtatttaagatcctaaaagaattcgaaatatataaaaaatctgaaaaatatctgaaacacgaaaagtatttgaaactccaaacaaataccaaaaaattcaaatacctaaaaatttaaaatcttattcaaaatctgacacgatgaactgaaaaatacccaaaattttatccaaatacccaatttttttttaatttgaaaaatttacctgaaatcaaaactctaatcgtaaactaaaaacttaaaaacaatatccataatatcggaaacatattcgaaatatccaaaatatccaaatatacctaataaacacatatttatgatcaaGTCTAGGGTAGGATCCGGACTCAAACAAATACATGCGGGTCAAAAAAACtcaataggttatcttctctggacctgaactaaacctataattttgggtcggttcagtttgtttttttgatccaGATATAATTCTTAtgtcgaaaagaaacttacgtaaaagtgtacatataaaatctcaaataaactaatttgtagattatatagctgttaaaaattatgttttttgatataataaaactttgtattataatataatccaacaactccgcgctttccaagcgcggcaAAATCTAGTTTATGTTAAAATGACAAATCCACTGTTATTGAAACATGAATTTAAAAAACTCATTTAAAATCTAGTGTCATTGAACTTGACACTTTATAAAATACTCTGAAATCCGCTGTTATTGaaagaattattttttatcagaaaaaatataaggattttttttttgctaaaaatataagaaggacttacttttcttttctttttgtttattgaGTTAGGTGGGTTTCCACTTATACCGTCTAAATCGGAGGTTGGTGAAATTCACCAATAACAAGAGTTCCTCATCTATCTACCACATGGAAAATTCTCCAACACGTGACTATACTCTCACTactgtttttctttaatttttttgttcttttcttaACATATCATTTTATAGTCTAAAATAAATCGTCAAAAAATATCTTTACGtttcaaaacaatatttttaaaaaattactgaGTTCGTGACAAAGGTAAGTTGCAAGCTACTTTTCAACTTATGAAGGAATAAAACGCACGTAAATGAAGCGCTAAAAAAGGTGGCGATTTGCGTGCGGTgcaaataagaaaatgaaaatcttTGTCACATCACATGTCGATCACAGATCTGCTACCACCACTACTACGCACACTAGTTAAGTaccacaaaattaattttaaatacgaCATGACGAATATAGCCTTCACCGACTCACTAAACTACAAAACCACCTACTCACCTTCCCCTCCTCATGGCCCATGTTCTGCCTTAATTTTTCCagtacattaatttttttaacttgcTTTATTAATGTTgctcataaaaaaaaacatgttttgtcaataaaaaatagaaaatttccTCAAAgtcctactttttttttttgccatctagTAGTATTTATTAAAAGGGCAAAGCCCAAGAACAGAACAAAGCAGACCCAACTAAACAGGGCTAAACTATACAGTACAACTTCGGCCAAAGGCCCGAAGAGGAAAGCAGGCCCAGAAAAGCCCAAAGGAGAGAAGCCAGTAACCCTAGACACGTGTTGAACCTAACGACATGAAGACCACGTGTTTGAACAGAGTCGCCGCCTCAGCACCGACTTGATTGTTCTCGCCGGAAAACTAGCCAGAACTCCACCGGAACACACCGGAACAGGAGTGCGAAGAGAAACCGCCGAGAACAGTAGAGGAGAGTGAAAGACCACCAGACGCAACGCTAAAGCCTTTGCCTTCAGATCTTCGACATTCAGATAGCATCAATCGACTAACGTCAAGTGCAATCCGAGAAACAGAGAAACCAAAGACATGCAGACTAAGCAAAAAGTCTTCGCAATATAACAGAGATGTTCAATCGAGATCAATCAGTCCAAACAACTCCGACTTTCCTATATGCAAACCAGACATCTTTTAAGATAGGAAGAAGCCCGAAGATGAAACGACTCCACCGGAGAATAGGAACGCGCTGTCGGAGAAGAAGACCAATCATCGATTAACAGAGAAGTACGACAAGCGAAGATCAGACAGCAGCCATCAAGAGGGAGGATGAACCGCCAGGAACCAAGCCGGATAGCTCCGCTAAGAAGAAAGCGAACCACCGGAGTCAAAAGCCGGCCGACGTCACCGGAAGACAAGTCAACGTCGCCAGAGTCAAAAAGCCGGACGACTACCTCCGCGGAAATGGAGTGTCGCCGGAGTCGGGTTCCGGTCGGATGAAACCGAAGCCAGAGAAACAAACGGCGATCTCTCTCACTCTCAAAAACAACCTCTAATCTAACCTCTCTGAAAGATTTTTTAGTGgtaagagaggaagagagtttgAGAGAGAACTCTCTCTCTGGCCCATATTTACAATTTCCTCAAAGTCCTACTACTTCAACTACTTCGTGTTATGCACAGCTGCTGCAAAAAGGTTTAGATAAGAGCATACcaactatatatatttcatgGGAATATGTTTGTTTACTAAATGTGTATTTAATGTCtctttagagcatctccaacccactctatttttcactttaaaatagagtttacaGTAAAgaatgctccaatggtactctatttctcactctataatagagtaaaaaataggtttactccaaatatagaataattttttttttttgttcatcactctattttctactctaaaatagaataccaTTGgaacaaactcaaactctattatagagttactctattttagagtaaaaaataaagtgaaccattggagatggtcttaggaTAACACTTTAgtgtttttcttcttattttggtttttgacgTTCAGTAGTATTTGCGGCTAGACTATCTATTATGGCTTCGAATGGTAACCATCTTTATGTCCTaccccgcagttaacagtaacaaaagtctctatatattttatatctatacattttatatattttatatctatacatttttataactgttagaacTGCATTGCAattaaaccgcttgtcccgcacggCTCAAcccgcagtcaccattcggagcctatATGTATTGCTCTGGATAGATGGTCTTTGTGGTGCTTTCGCGTGGAAGTTGGTGGAAAGGGAATAGAGAGAGAAGATGTGATGATAGAGagtctcagtttttttttaaactgcaaATAAAGAAAATAGTGAGAGAAGAGTTACCTAAAGCACTACTTGTGGGTAAAGAGAAATTTGTTTGGTAAAAAGGCAAAATAATTTGACCACAAAAAAAGAAGGCAAAATAGTAAAAGCGCACCCGATATTCCTACTACCACACACACCTAACACCAAATTTAGAAAAGAGGGTCAAATCCGTAATTATAGCACTACTTCTTCTCCGCTTTTAAACCCAACCGCCTTCCTTCCACTTCTCCACTATCCGATctcagatctctctctctctctctctccctcgaCCATATTCTCCGAGATGGATCCAGTCTCAGCCTGGGGAAACACCCCTCTCGTCACCGTCGATCCAGAGATCCACGATCTCATCGAGAAGGAGAAGCGTCGTCAATGCCGCGGAATCGAACTCATCGCCTCCGAGAACTTCACTTCCTTCGCCGTCATCGAAGCTCTCGGAAGCGCACTCACCAACAAATACTCCGAAGGCATGCCTGGTAACCGTTACTACGGAGGCAACGAGTTCATCGACCAGATCGAGAATCTCTGCCAGTCACGCGCTCTCGAAGCCTTCCGTCTCGATTCCGCATCCTGGGGCGTCAATGTCCAGCCCTACTCCGGATCTCCGGCCAATTTCGCCGCCTACACCGCCTTGCTTCAGCCTCACGATCGTATCATGGGCCTCGATCTACCTTCAGGTGGTCATCTCACGCATGGATACTATACGTCCGGTGGGAAGAAGATCTCCGCTACTTCGATCTACTTTGAGAGCCTTCCGTACAAGGTCAACTTCACTACTGGTTACATTGATTACGATAAGCTTGAGGAGAAGGCCATGGACTTCAGGCCTAAGTTGCTCATCTGTGGTGGTAGTGCCTACCCTAGGGATTGGGATTACGCTAGATTGAGAGCTGTTGCTGATAAGGTTGGAGCTCTCTTGCTCTGTGACATGGCTCACATCAGTGGCCTCGTTGCTGCTCAGGTATATTACCTACTCTCTTGTTGTGTGTTTTCAGTTTGTCAGATCTGGTTTTTGATTAGTGTTTTGAGAGGGCAAGAGGGAAGATCTGGATTTGTAGAACTCTGAATCTGAATCAGTTACACATATCTCATATCTGTTTGCATTCGTGCATCAAATCTAGTGTTTTCAGGGTGTATTATCAAATGAGATTGTTCCGAAGAACAAATCGTATCTCATTTCACTCTCGAagataaagttttgatttttgtttgtgcTTGTAGTTCTAAACACCTTTACGCATGCGTAAGTGAACGTACCATGGGAACTTATAAGTCTGATTAAGTGCTGTGACTACCCTAATGTTAGTTGCAAGATTGAACTTTGTGCAGTTAACCAGAGAACtgattgagttttttttttataaaaaaatttgttcacAGGAAGCTGCAAACCCCTTTGAGTACTGTGACGTTGTGACAACCACAACCCACAAGAGTTTGAGGGGTCCAAGGGCTGGTATGATCTTCTACAGGAAGGGCCCAAAACCACCAAAGAAGGGACAACCCGAGGGTGCAGTCTATGACTTTGAGGACAAAATCAACTTTGCTGTGTTCCCTGCGCTTCAAGGTGGTCCTCACAACCACCAGATCGGTGCACTAGCTGTTGCGTTGAAGCAGGCTAATACTCCTGGTTTCAAGGTCTATGCGAAACAGGTGAAAGCTAATGCTGTTGCCCTTGCAAACTACCTGATGGGTAAGGGATACAGTATTGTAACCGGTGGAACTGAGAACCACCTTGTTCTTTGGGATCTTCGCCCTCTTGGATTGACCGgtaagtaaataataaaaagcGACCTTTGAGACAATATGTTGCACGGAACTAGTCctgataatttttttgtaactgtgcTTTTGTCAGGTAACAAGGTTGAGAAGCTTTGCGATCTGTGCAACATTACTTTGAACAAGAATGCTGTCTTTGGAGACAGCAGTGCTCTTGCTCCTGGAGGTGTAAGAATCGGTAAGAGAGTGAGATTGATCGAAATGTTCCTGAATCTCCCTTGCTGGACTTTgaaaatatatctaaataatgttttttgtaGGTACTCCTGCCATGACATCAAGGGGATTGGTGGAGAAGGACTTTGAGATGATAGGAGAGTTCTTGAGCCGATCAGTGACGCTGACATTGAACATCCAGAAGGAGCATGGTAAACTGTTGAAGGACTTTAACAAGGGTTTGGTGAACAACAAAGAGATCGAGGAGCTCAAGGCTGATGTCGAGAAGTTCTCAGCCTCCTATGAGATGCCTGGATTTCTCATGTCTGCGATGAAGTACAAGGATTAGAGATTTCCTCTCTCTATCAAAGAGTAATCTTCTGttatctctatatataatatGCTTTTGTAGGGCCGCCTGATTGGAATTCACAAGGCGAAGAGATGAAGAAACAAACagtaaaaaacaaaaaggtttttttttttgagtaacTTCTTCttgaatgtttttattttctctattgAAATTGTTGTATTTTGTTGGCTTTTTAATAATATCAAGCGAGTTTCTCTTACTGATGATCAACTTAGAATTGTGTGTTTGTCTGCTTTAAAATTATTGTGTCAAAATGCTTATAGATTTTTTATCAGGATGAGGGAACAAGTAGCATTCATTAgtgatagatttttttttacaatagtCTCTCTGTATCCATAGAGCATTGCAAATAATTTcaattatttccttaaataaaaattacataattatctaatattatgaataatataattatctaatattatgaataatatatatttgataacaatttttatattttctctcttttttgcttaattttatatttattaagaaaattaaaaaatcacattaaacatacaataaaaaaatctaaacttttatatgttacattttgaattttttaaaatatctataaattattaaaaatggtaaaaatccTACACTGGAAATTTTATGATCAATGActtaacttttgttttgttcaaataagatacaaatgatcgTAAATCGCATGAATATAAAGTctcattaataaatatatatatatatatattaaatttatttaaattaaattacatactatattaaaatatataaagatgttaatttcaaaatttgcattgaaaaattattaagatcttaatattttaattttgaaatttgtattaaaagatctcacattaaaagttttgtgattaatggtttaaattttgttacaacaaatatagatatgttaataaaatcatatgagtagaaaatgtcaatgataaatatttacattaaaatttactatatatatacgtcgatatcactaaagtttaattatacaccatacaagataaataaaaatgattgttttgatttatttaccaaaaccaaaaccatggGCACATGCAGTAACCCCAAATGCACCATCGATGTTCCCCAGCGCGAGCCACTATGCGAACATAAACTACTTTTTTTTGGAGAAAGAACGATATAGAAGATCCTGAGCTGGATAAGGATCCATATCCTTGGATAAGGATCCATATCCTTGGATTGAATGGTATATTTGAAAAGCGAaggatatgataaattatttagAGAATAGACAGGGATCCGTTGGAAACTGTCTGACATGCTGAATCAGAATGTCATGCTTGGTTCGAAGCAAACATCAAACAAGAGGAGCATGTAGTTACACAAAACCCTTAGCATATAATAAACTCTAAGAGATGCATGATAGATGGATCATGGACACATGATACACTCTATAGTGGTTATGGATGGACATGGAAAACTTCAGGAGGAACAACTCAACTATCGGAAGCACGAAACTAGCGTCGAAGAATTTCACCACTTCACTCAGAGCTCGAGGCCCTATTATGGGCGATGTAGTGCATGCTTCAGCTATCGACGTATCCGGCCTTTGGCATTGACTGTAAGAATCTAGTCTCAATGATTCAAGACCCAGGAGCATGACCCAACTTTTCAACTAAATTAGATGAGCTGCAGAAACTGAAAAGCAGATTTCCAGATTTCTCAATTGTTTTTATTCCTCGACCTAAAAATGTATCGTCTGATTCATTAGCTAAGATAGCGAGATCCTTTCATATGGACTTGTATTACATTGGTTGTTTTATTCTggtctggttccccataccacCCCAAGCTTGAATAATAGATCAACcgtttgatgtaaaaaaaatgtattggttttgatttatttgCTTACTATAATGTATATtcttttatgtatacaaattatttttttaataggtgGTCTATACTATGTTGTTTGATCCTGACAATCTCATAAATACACTTCTTCAAAtcgaagtgatttttaatatgtgaagcactatatatatatatattattttattcaaattaaataatttagtcttgatttttattattattataaatattttaatgaaatatcacgACAAGATTTCAATCACCTCCTTTTGAGTTTCTTCAAAGAATGATAGATTTGATCATTCgtgtaatatttgttttttgctAATATTCTATCGggctattataattgtaagaatgagagatttgaaatatttattataagttttttggtttatcatttaataaatcaaatagtTCTTAGGTTATACATAGTTGACATATACTAGAATGGTAaagtagaatatatatatatatatatatataattatcggTATACTTTTAAGTAACTAAACCTCAAAAGCGTgggttaataaaataaataatttgttttttcttgttctAGAATTAGATGATATTTAGATCgaactggtgaatatatactagatagacatttatatttcgagtctgcacttatattctataacagtttgatatattagatttgaacactaacatGTGAATAGAGTATACCAgtgatttttttacaaaaaaattgattcttagatatgtatttggagtggaactaatttttatggatgtccattttttaaattgaccTTTACGTAATTtaccgattttttttttaaaaaagaataaaagaaacaaaaatcatattagtGAAACAAAAACGAGAATGAAAGCATAATTTCATAGAGTTAGAAAATTTCCAAAGAGTCCGAAATTGAATTCATATCCCTCCCTCCAAAGTAATATAATTCGACCCAAATTTTTTCTCCCACAAAACAAATAATGTCGTCAAGTTGGGGAGACGAAGAGGAGTTTACAGAGGAGGATCTTCTCGCAATCGAGGCCATAGAGGCTTCCCATCTCTCCcaatcgtcttcttcttcttcttcttcttcgaccGTACGGCCTGTGACCTCAAATCCAAATCAGATCCGGCGCCAATTGCCTCGTTCCATCACTTCTCCCACACCCTCGAAGCGATTTCCACTCTCTCGTTGCAGAGGTAATCTCTCCGTTAGTTTTGACTTTCGAATCTCCCGGTCTCGTGGCTTTAGATATTTCTCTGATCTTTTACgctaaaaatatgtatataaactaAGAATCATTTCATGATTGGGGGGTAGCAAAACAACTTAACCTTATGCTAATTGCAGCTAAGAATTTTCCAGCGATGAGGTTTGGCGGTAGGATTTTGTATAGCAAGACTGCTAGTGAGGTTGATAGGCGAGCAATGCAGCTTCTTAAGGTTCTCGATACCAAGAGAGATCATTCTGGACGAGCTTTTATTGGCTTTGATATTGAGTGGAGACCCAGTTTTAGAAAAGGTATTTGATGGTGGTCGCATGGTGCATTTTATCTCTATGGATGCGTATGTTCTCTTCTCTTTAGTTTAGATCataatatgttttcttctttcttgattTATCTGTAGAAAGTGTAGATGGCTCACTTGTGCTGTTTTCAGTAGTCTCCAATCTCATTGCTTCATGCATATTATACGCTACAGAGCTCTTATTATTATTCTGCTTATCTATGTTGTAATGGTAGTGCTTTGTGAAACTGTAAGCTTCTTATCTGTTGGCCTGCACTTTATATACAAGATTATCTTTGGGTTGACAATACAATAGATTATTGTACTTTGAAAACTCAACCACGGATGCTTCATCTCACGTCAATTCTTTGAAGAATTTATTGGGGTCCGTTATAGTGTAAATAATGGGACATTTTCATGAACTCTTTAGTGTTTGCTGAGAGAAGTTCTCGTGATCTAATTACTGATGATTAGCGAAAATATGGAATTCTTTCAGGTGTTCTCCCAGGGAAGGCTGCAgttgtgcagatatgtgtagaTAATAGTTATTGTGATGTAATGCAAATTATACACTCTGGAATCCCACAGAGTCTCCAACATCTTATTGAGGATTCATCTCTCGTAAAGGTTTGTTCAATATTTTGAAGTGAACACAAGTTTATGCTGTAACACCATGTATGCTCAAGTTCTGTTACATGTACATAGGTAGGTATTGGAATTGACGGTGACTCTGTGAAGCTTTTCCATGACCATGGAGTGTCCATCAAAGATGTCGAAGACCTTTCTGATTTAGCCAACAAAAAAATTGGCGGAGGTTTGAAAAAATGGAGCCTTGCGTCACTAACTGAGACACTTGTTTGCAAAGAGGTACCACATGGGCTTTTGTTGATTGCAAAAAGCTTGATCTTACTCTTCTCTTAACAACTTTGGGACTACTCTCCAGCTCCTTAAGCCGAATCGAATCAGGCTCGGAAACTGGGAGGTGCGTCCTTTGTCAAAGGAGCAGTTACAGTACGCAGCAACCGATGCTTATGCTTCGTGGCATCTTTACCACGTACGTAACATCAAAGAAAAACCATCTATTCTTACGCAAAGACCTTAACGCAAAAGTTACACATCGGTCTAATTATAGTACTGTTACTTGTTTGAGATTGTAATTGATGAGTAAGAAGCTAACATAGAGAGTTTTACATTTTCTCAGGTGCTAAAGGACCTTCCTGATGCTGTGGATGGATCATAACGTGGACGACGAACCTTAAAGGTTAACCACTAGATGCAGTCTTACGGATTTGCAAAAGAACATTTGAACATTGTGGCTAGTTGCAAACCACTTTAGTCGTAACTCATGCTCGGTTTAAATGTTTCTGCGgtataaaataaagtataagGTCCTGGAACAATCGAGAAACCAGGGGCTTTGTGGTGAGCTTTTTGATTCAGACTTGGAGTACAATGTAAAGATTTGAAAAGCTCTTCCACAGACTTGGAGTACAATGTAAAGATTTGAAAAGCTCTTCCACAGACTCTTTTTATGTTCTTATAAATAAATCTTAGAAACTTATTTAAGCAAAACGGGAAACACAAATATGTAAGAGTTGAACCAcaagaaggaaacaaaaacagacATTGCAATTACATGAAAAGCATTACCAGAGCGATGATGTCTTGTCATGAAAATTCAAAACCAAAGTTATGATAAGAACCAAAGAGAATTCTTAACGACATCTATATACTATACTAGTAtatactaaaaggggatataagctcctcttagagtgtcaacgtaatagaatagccgttcgacgtcaaaaaaaaaaaaaagagtgtccacgtaggcacaaaaaatcgtccaatcagagAGTCCAAAGTtaccacgtcatctcatttattttttcgtaaaaaatgaaaaaacaatgcaaagaaAAGGATcaaacccgggttagtatgccCTTAATATGAGGCatataccactaagccattgaaactttcttggacacatatacaaaaatcactaaatatgtaatcacaaactcttatgtacatttataataatatggattcaactttcaagactccgatactttgttttgtgaaaaaaataagtaagcgcctaagctaatatattctttgaaagtgtaagaacattgacaaatatgaaaaaacatagatttttgttttcgtgacaaagttaagaattttgtaaatgtaagtttaacatataaattttcgtgacaaatatgaaaagcatagatttttgtacaattttgataaaacaactcaaaacatagttctctaatgtcttaataaaatattatttaaggatgcaataattaagtatatcaattcaataaattttgtaatttatagacaaaacaataacacaacaaattttgaaacatttgtttaacctatcgatttcttttcatgagaatccaactaaacaagataaaaaaacaattagatttatttaattaccattttattcaattttgaataatttcaaatCGTAATAATATAACtctttgaagttacaaaaaataatgttctttctttattacactagcattatatatatatttcatatacacaaataaatataatataacaacataagcttgcttttcccgattcatatgaaaactttttaagttatccaccaaagcaaattaattaaatcaatcaaattgttagaatacaacaaattaatatataattttattttaaattatattatttaaaaagtatattttcattaaaaacaaaataataaataagtaaaactgatttgatggtaattttgatgacaaatatatattatgtgaaagaaatataagcttattatggaaaaaaatcttaaatacaaaaaactctaaaattaacaaaaaaaaactaataaaaattaaactatgatatcaattgaaagcttcttagacaatattaataaaatatttaagcgataactagacaaatttgatttttttgccagccaaaattttattattaattagcatcagttatttcaagatgtttaagaaaggatggacttaaatgatatatgaactatgaatagcagtattttgtaaagctgacttagataacacatttgcacatcatttccagtcatttttgatgcctaaattcaatttcttcagagcagtttttccacaaagagatcgtatgagatattattttgatattcagatttatttcttgactgttaagaagattgataactgtaaaaatgtctccttcgaatattaTTTGTCTATAACTgaatccccaacatgagacaactttgtttaaaaagtagataatttcatttttcttatattatataataaatatatattatttactaataataaaaatatagttattcatccaTCACAAATAattatgcaaatatgtgaatcaagtacaacaatcaaacaacataatgatttccacaaagaaaattttttaaaaaaatatttatcttatgtaatcttattttatattttttaaataatataatataatattatacattaattttttagaattgagaaatacatataatatcttatccgcgcgtagcgcggttaaaaaatctagttacaATAAAACAACATATTAGATATCATCAGGCAATTGATGCTTGTATTATGCAAAAGAGCGAAAGATTCTCAAGAACCAGTCATGTATATATTTCTATTGCGatataactataaattaatttttcaaactATAGAACTAAAACCAAAGCTCTATAGATAAAAAATAATCTTGGTATGAAAGAATTAATGGATGTCTATCAGGTTAACATATTCCACAAGTTACATTTCAAACAGGTAACATAATCTTGTAGTAAATTCATACAAGTTACTACTTTtgtatctactctattaaaataatcctattttttatctaccatataCAAGTTTATG
This window encodes:
- the LOC103863581 gene encoding serine hydroxymethyltransferase 4, translating into MDPVSAWGNTPLVTVDPEIHDLIEKEKRRQCRGIELIASENFTSFAVIEALGSALTNKYSEGMPGNRYYGGNEFIDQIENLCQSRALEAFRLDSASWGVNVQPYSGSPANFAAYTALLQPHDRIMGLDLPSGGHLTHGYYTSGGKKISATSIYFESLPYKVNFTTGYIDYDKLEEKAMDFRPKLLICGGSAYPRDWDYARLRAVADKVGALLLCDMAHISGLVAAQEAANPFEYCDVVTTTTHKSLRGPRAGMIFYRKGPKPPKKGQPEGAVYDFEDKINFAVFPALQGGPHNHQIGALAVALKQANTPGFKVYAKQVKANAVALANYLMGKGYSIVTGGTENHLVLWDLRPLGLTGNKVEKLCDLCNITLNKNAVFGDSSALAPGGVRIGTPAMTSRGLVEKDFEMIGEFLSRSVTLTLNIQKEHGKLLKDFNKGLVNNKEIEELKADVEKFSASYEMPGFLMSAMKYKD
- the LOC103863582 gene encoding Werner Syndrome-like exonuclease, translating into MSSSWGDEEEFTEEDLLAIEAIEASHLSQSSSSSSSSSTVRPVTSNPNQIRRQLPRSITSPTPSKRFPLSRCRAKNFPAMRFGGRILYSKTASEVDRRAMQLLKVLDTKRDHSGRAFIGFDIEWRPSFRKGVLPGKAAVVQICVDNSYCDVMQIIHSGIPQSLQHLIEDSSLVKVGIGIDGDSVKLFHDHGVSIKDVEDLSDLANKKIGGGLKKWSLASLTETLVCKELLKPNRIRLGNWEVRPLSKEQLQYAATDAYASWHLYHVLKDLPDAVDGS